A genome region from Hydrogenoanaerobacterium saccharovorans includes the following:
- a CDS encoding staygreen family protein — MRELSPQKVFVQYRDNIKPYDPIIGRKYTITHSDITAELFVFIANNYATDQITSIHDDVKLGWEQTQSGLFLIGSVLIDGTDVSGNSEIRNRIFYTEMPTALTALRQADRFIFQKYSYIDNTPVLIHFISENPTYDKTYNFGPIGNYKLL; from the coding sequence ATGAGAGAACTCAGTCCGCAAAAAGTGTTTGTGCAATATCGCGACAACATTAAACCTTATGACCCTATTATAGGAAGAAAATATACTATTACTCATTCTGATATTACAGCAGAACTATTTGTATTTATTGCAAATAATTATGCAACAGATCAAATTACCAGCATTCATGATGACGTAAAATTAGGTTGGGAACAAACTCAAAGTGGACTATTTTTAATAGGCTCCGTTCTTATAGACGGAACAGATGTATCAGGTAATTCCGAAATTAGAAATAGAATTTTTTATACCGAAATGCCTACCGCCCTAACTGCATTGCGACAAGCCGATAGATTTATATTTCAAAAATATTCCTATATCGATAACACACCTGTGCTTATCCACTTTATATCGGAAAACCCTACTTATGATAAGACTTACAATTTTGGACCTATCGGAAACTACAAATTACTATAA
- a CDS encoding XkdX family protein, protein MFNWYNTIKQYFILGLYKKPQLEVFVKAKWITTEQKQEILHSTAKTEG, encoded by the coding sequence ATGTTTAATTGGTACAACACCATCAAACAATATTTTATATTAGGGCTTTACAAAAAGCCGCAATTGGAAGTGTTTGTGAAAGCAAAGTGGATTACAACGGAACAAAAGCAAGAGATTTTGCATTCAACTGCAAAAACGGAGGGATGA
- a CDS encoding site-specific DNA-methyltransferase — translation MNQQLNIESYEFEKKKPIKGFPELHWTGKRPFKSTQYFPAQLREKYGEDKDGWINKIFWGDNLQVMSHMLKEYRGKIDLIYIDPPFDSKADYKKKIKLKGKAVTNDSTSFEEKQYGDLWTNDEYLQFMFERIVLLKELLTASGCIYLHCDYHKSHYLRIILDEVFGNSNFVNEIIWQKTTSPKAQSLQFSNAHDTIFIYSKSTDFIFNKQYTPYDESYINSFYRYTDEDGRRYRISDFSQNGAGEGKFFGELFISPAPGKHWIWGQNRIDQGMKENRIVISKNGIPGLKRYLDEMPGNPLRDIWNDINGLGPQGSELQDYPTQKPEALLERIIKSSSNEGDLVFDCFMGSGTTQAVAMKLGRRFIGADINLGAIQTTAKRLINVANELKSQEDKYTGFEVYNVNNYDFFRNPLEAKELIISALEIQKFDAGSVYDGELDGRMVKIMPVNRIATKADLEELKANLPYKTFEKRKEENSSVPVERITLVCMGHEPDLKASLEQELSEYKLDIEIVDILRDKAVLQLKREAESNIIIENGKLIIKEFYPMNLLQKLSLQKEYVEDWKQLVESVMIDWNYDGAVMEPKTIDLPDKNEFVSGEYDIPSDAGKIKVKITDLLSESLEVEVG, via the coding sequence TTGAATCAGCAATTAAATATCGAGAGCTATGAGTTTGAAAAAAAGAAGCCTATAAAAGGTTTCCCAGAACTTCACTGGACGGGCAAACGCCCTTTTAAGTCTACGCAATACTTTCCTGCACAGCTTAGAGAGAAGTATGGCGAGGACAAAGATGGCTGGATAAATAAGATATTTTGGGGCGACAACCTTCAAGTTATGAGCCATATGTTGAAAGAATATCGAGGAAAGATTGATTTAATTTACATAGACCCTCCCTTTGACTCTAAAGCTGATTATAAAAAGAAAATTAAGCTTAAAGGTAAAGCAGTTACAAATGATTCAACTTCATTCGAAGAAAAACAATATGGAGATCTATGGACAAACGATGAGTATTTGCAGTTTATGTTTGAACGAATAGTATTGCTAAAAGAATTACTTACAGCAAGTGGTTGTATATATTTACATTGCGATTATCATAAGTCTCACTATTTGCGCATTATACTTGATGAAGTCTTTGGAAATAGCAATTTTGTCAATGAAATTATTTGGCAAAAAACAACATCGCCCAAAGCACAATCTTTACAGTTTTCCAACGCACATGATACGATTTTTATATACTCGAAAAGCACAGATTTTATTTTTAATAAACAGTATACACCATATGATGAAAGCTATATAAATTCATTTTATCGTTACACTGACGAAGATGGGAGAAGATATAGAATCTCAGATTTTTCTCAGAACGGTGCTGGTGAAGGAAAGTTCTTTGGTGAGCTTTTTATTTCGCCAGCACCAGGCAAGCACTGGATATGGGGACAAAATAGAATAGATCAGGGCATGAAAGAAAACAGAATTGTAATATCAAAAAATGGTATTCCAGGACTGAAGCGATATTTAGATGAAATGCCAGGCAATCCTTTGAGAGATATATGGAATGACATTAACGGTCTAGGACCCCAAGGAAGTGAATTGCAAGATTATCCAACGCAAAAGCCAGAGGCATTGTTAGAAAGAATAATCAAATCTTCATCAAATGAAGGAGATTTAGTTTTTGACTGCTTCATGGGTTCTGGCACTACACAAGCTGTTGCTATGAAGCTGGGAAGACGCTTTATAGGAGCTGATATTAACCTTGGTGCCATCCAAACAACAGCCAAGCGCTTAATCAATGTGGCGAATGAACTAAAAAGCCAAGAGGACAAGTATACTGGTTTTGAAGTTTATAACGTTAATAACTATGATTTTTTTAGAAACCCCCTAGAGGCCAAGGAACTTATCATCTCTGCTCTTGAAATACAAAAGTTCGATGCAGGAAGCGTCTATGACGGCGAACTGGATGGGCGTATGGTGAAGATTATGCCGGTTAATAGAATTGCCACTAAAGCAGACTTAGAGGAACTAAAGGCCAATCTTCCATATAAGACTTTTGAGAAGCGAAAGGAGGAAAATTCATCTGTACCTGTTGAACGCATTACACTTGTTTGTATGGGGCATGAACCTGACCTTAAGGCATCTTTAGAGCAGGAATTGTCAGAATATAAACTAGATATAGAAATAGTGGATATTCTCCGTGATAAGGCTGTACTACAATTAAAAAGAGAAGCAGAGTCCAATATTATTATTGAAAACGGTAAACTGATCATCAAAGAATTTTACCCTATGAACCTTTTGCAGAAACTGAGTTTGCAGAAGGAATATGTAGAGGATTGGAAGCAATTGGTGGAGTCTGTGATGATCGATTGGAATTATGACGGTGCTGTTATGGAGCCAAAAACGATTGACTTGCCAGATAAGAATGAGTTTGTAAGTGGCGAGTATGATATTCCTTCCGATGCGGGAAAGATTAAAGTGAAAATCACTGATTTGCTGTCAGAGTCTTTGGAAGTCGAGGTGGGATAG
- a CDS encoding phage tail protein I — protein sequence MNNNIYAIDFTRTLPPPLKDDPKMLGLAKTISEQLHITANEINKNILYARIDELDEQTLDILAYDLHVDWYDYTYPIEVKRKTIKSSVKVHRKLGTKYAVETALGSVFPGSKVQEWFEYGGAPYMFRIVIGVTASGITAEKQAAVLAKTRFYKNLRSHLEAINYKVEKHTKVQVAAVHSIGTRLEVYPYLTTDISSSGGVFYAGFVQDARTVEIYPNTERAV from the coding sequence ATGAATAACAATATTTATGCTATAGATTTTACGCGTACTTTGCCCCCTCCGCTAAAGGACGACCCTAAAATGCTTGGGCTCGCAAAAACTATTTCAGAGCAATTGCACATAACTGCAAATGAGATAAATAAGAACATTTTGTATGCTCGTATTGACGAGCTAGACGAACAGACACTGGATATTTTGGCTTACGATTTGCATGTTGATTGGTACGACTATACATACCCAATTGAGGTGAAACGTAAGACGATTAAAAGCAGCGTAAAGGTGCACCGCAAATTGGGCACAAAATATGCGGTAGAAACGGCCTTGGGCAGTGTTTTTCCCGGCTCAAAAGTACAAGAATGGTTTGAATACGGCGGAGCACCGTACATGTTTCGCATTGTAATAGGGGTAACTGCAAGCGGCATTACCGCCGAAAAACAAGCAGCTGTTCTTGCAAAAACGCGGTTTTATAAAAACTTGCGTTCGCACCTTGAAGCAATCAACTACAAGGTAGAAAAACATACAAAGGTTCAGGTTGCCGCAGTTCACTCTATAGGAACGCGGCTGGAGGTTTACCCTTATCTTACTACAGATATTTCGTCAAGCGGCGGCGTATTTTATGCAGGATTTGTGCAGGACGCAAGAACCGTTGAAATATATCCTAATACAGAAAGGGCGGTATAA
- a CDS encoding ATP-dependent DNA helicase, protein MFDFGNANTGQKRAITAVNGPVLIIAGPGTGKTFTLVQRAVYMIQEKGVKPEQILIATFTDKAAKELVTRITNELLERNIAVNIKEMYIGTFHSICLRFIKEHIEYTRIRKNYRTLDDFDQTYTAFQNISRFRNIENFDIAITVKGAWRQSQEICRYVNNLSEELILADDLKGDDDPAISALGDILSVYNCILNTNNIIDFAGIQTEAYYLLKTNPEVLEELQSKIKYLMIDEYQDTNFIQEQIVFTLAGKEENICVVGDDDQGLYRFRGATIRNILEFPTKFTEKDCKVIPLTINYRSNSEIVGFYNKWMTTTSGAKFRFDWDKYRFDKRIIASKSSQLNGSAVIKISAEDDEDEWHESILHFINTLKDCGKLKDLNQIAFLFQSVRNQKALDLARYLEKNGVNVYSPRSDMFFERGEVKLILGALLLTFPQYVARLEQRNFDFTDENLCQYYESCIRTLNDYLQKNECRPLLTWIRGRGKTHFNLTKNTDYGLTGLIYQMFEFAPFTSILDTELGSGVIDLRPARNIAKLTEIIGKYEYLHRVEVLTPKKIEKDIILFFNMYLRFLFNGGIDEYEDDSEYAPSGCVSFLTIHQSKGMEFPIVIVGSLSNNPRNRHDNILTEITEKYHKRPSYEPLDRIKYYDFWRLYYTAFSRAQNLLVLTANEKTREPSKYFSECYSSLKSNTDSAFNIQEFDFEEIKNVNIKEVYSFTSHISVYETCSLQYKFFKELGFTPIRVGATLFGQLVHQTIEDIHRAALRKEAHLITNNNIQQWLLSNYTTLSKSEHTYLGEPQIMAALKQVCRYAERQNGDWSRIQEAEVEVSLLKQDYIIEGTIDLIRGEGDTVELVDFKSEKKPDIFKDVEKLEHYRKQLQVYAHLVEKKTGHTVSKLHIYYTGEEDSNPQITFPSNRGAIDSTIQEFDNIVQKIKKKDFCTKATSQITCNNCDFRFYCKN, encoded by the coding sequence TTGTTTGATTTTGGGAATGCTAACACTGGACAAAAAAGAGCAATAACAGCAGTTAATGGGCCCGTTCTTATTATTGCAGGCCCCGGAACAGGTAAAACATTTACTCTTGTGCAACGAGCTGTTTATATGATTCAAGAAAAAGGTGTAAAACCTGAGCAGATTCTAATAGCAACTTTTACTGATAAAGCTGCTAAAGAGCTTGTTACTCGAATTACAAATGAACTACTTGAAAGAAATATAGCTGTTAATATCAAAGAAATGTATATAGGAACATTTCATTCTATTTGTCTAAGATTTATAAAAGAACATATTGAATACACACGAATTAGAAAAAACTACAGAACTTTAGATGATTTTGACCAAACATATACTGCTTTTCAAAATATTTCTCGTTTCAGAAACATAGAAAACTTTGACATTGCAATTACTGTAAAAGGTGCTTGGCGGCAATCACAAGAAATTTGCAGATATGTAAACAATCTTTCTGAGGAACTAATTCTTGCTGATGATTTAAAAGGAGACGATGATCCTGCTATATCAGCGCTTGGAGATATTCTTAGTGTTTACAATTGCATTCTTAATACAAATAATATAATCGATTTTGCTGGTATACAAACAGAAGCATATTACTTATTAAAAACCAATCCCGAAGTATTAGAAGAATTACAGAGTAAAATTAAATATTTAATGATTGATGAATATCAAGACACAAACTTTATACAAGAGCAAATTGTTTTTACTCTTGCAGGGAAAGAAGAAAATATTTGTGTAGTTGGCGATGATGATCAAGGCCTTTATCGTTTTAGAGGGGCCACAATAAGAAACATTCTGGAATTTCCAACTAAATTCACAGAAAAAGATTGTAAGGTTATACCACTGACTATCAACTATCGTTCAAATAGCGAAATAGTAGGTTTTTATAATAAATGGATGACAACCACCTCTGGTGCAAAGTTTAGGTTTGATTGGGACAAATACAGGTTTGATAAAAGGATAATAGCAAGTAAAAGCTCTCAGTTAAATGGTTCGGCGGTTATCAAGATTTCCGCTGAAGATGATGAGGATGAATGGCACGAAAGTATTTTGCACTTCATTAACACATTAAAAGACTGTGGAAAACTGAAAGACTTAAATCAAATAGCCTTCCTGTTTCAATCGGTGAGAAACCAAAAAGCATTAGACTTAGCACGTTATCTTGAAAAAAATGGTGTAAATGTATATTCCCCTCGTTCCGATATGTTTTTTGAGCGGGGTGAAGTTAAACTAATACTCGGAGCATTACTATTGACATTTCCACAATACGTGGCTAGGCTTGAACAGAGGAACTTTGATTTCACCGATGAAAACCTTTGCCAATATTACGAGTCGTGTATCAGAACCCTCAATGACTACCTACAAAAGAACGAATGCCGTCCGCTTCTGACATGGATAAGAGGACGTGGAAAGACTCATTTCAATTTAACAAAGAATACCGACTATGGCCTTACAGGATTGATATATCAGATGTTTGAGTTTGCTCCATTTACATCAATTTTAGACACTGAACTTGGTTCCGGCGTAATTGATTTACGCCCTGCAAGGAACATTGCAAAGCTGACAGAGATAATTGGAAAGTATGAATACTTACACCGAGTAGAAGTATTGACTCCTAAAAAGATAGAAAAGGATATTATACTTTTCTTTAATATGTATTTGCGATTTCTATTTAACGGTGGTATTGATGAATATGAGGATGACTCTGAATATGCTCCAAGTGGTTGTGTATCATTTCTAACTATCCATCAATCAAAGGGGATGGAGTTCCCTATAGTAATTGTAGGGTCACTTTCTAATAATCCAAGAAATAGGCATGATAATATTTTAACTGAAATTACTGAAAAGTACCATAAACGTCCTTCATATGAGCCGCTTGACCGGATTAAGTACTATGATTTTTGGAGATTATACTACACCGCTTTTTCGCGGGCGCAAAACCTATTGGTTCTCACAGCAAATGAGAAGACACGGGAGCCGAGCAAATACTTTAGCGAGTGCTATTCTTCGCTTAAAAGCAACACAGATTCAGCATTTAATATACAAGAATTTGACTTTGAAGAAATTAAAAATGTGAACATAAAGGAAGTATATTCATTTACTTCACACATATCTGTTTATGAGACTTGTTCTCTACAATACAAATTTTTTAAAGAACTTGGATTCACCCCTATAAGAGTAGGTGCAACGTTGTTTGGTCAGTTGGTTCATCAGACGATAGAGGATATTCACCGTGCAGCTTTACGCAAAGAAGCACATCTTATCACTAACAATAACATACAGCAGTGGCTTTTAAGCAATTACACCACGCTATCTAAAAGTGAGCACACATACTTGGGTGAACCTCAGATTATGGCTGCGCTAAAACAAGTGTGCAGATATGCAGAAAGGCAAAACGGCGACTGGAGCAGGATACAAGAAGCCGAGGTTGAAGTTAGTCTTTTGAAACAGGATTACATAATTGAGGGAACCATTGACTTGATTCGTGGCGAAGGTGACACCGTGGAGTTGGTCGACTTCAAGTCTGAGAAAAAACCGGATATATTCAAGGATGTTGAAAAGCTAGAACATTATAGGAAACAGCTTCAAGTATATGCACACTTGGTCGAGAAAAAGACAGGACATACTGTTAGTAAGTTACATATTTACTATACGGGGGAGGAAGATAGCAATCCGCAGATAACATTCCCATCTAATAGAGGTGCCATTGATTCAACCATCCAAGAGTTTGACAACATTGTGCAAAAAATCAAGAAGAAGGATTTTTGTACTAAGGCCACGTCACAGATAACCTGTAACAACTGCGACTTTAGATTTTATTGCAAAAACTAA
- a CDS encoding glycoside hydrolase family 25 protein, which produces MQTNIIDVSTHQGQIDWAKVEADAVMIRACFGWDNNNQIDKQFAANVAGAVKYGTPYGLYHYSYATNASDARKEANFFLRVIEGLKPQYPVAFDFEDVTQLGGYDSNGRYHKSLPLGTQLDIIDAFLSTVEAAGYFAMLYMSASPLMQLYRYAPKRIKRYSIWVAHYGADKPNFAGEYGIWQYGVVGRWGTKGRDYTIPGQVSGVNANCDVNYGYKDYPAIIKAAGLNGFSKTTQPPKPVETQADELARIRAELTASKEHTVKLKKQVNSLTDELASYKNKCLEAAKLLTE; this is translated from the coding sequence ATGCAAACGAATATAATTGATGTATCCACCCACCAAGGGCAGATTGACTGGGCGAAAGTAGAAGCAGACGCGGTGATGATTCGTGCCTGCTTCGGTTGGGACAATAACAATCAGATAGACAAGCAGTTTGCGGCAAACGTCGCGGGTGCGGTAAAGTACGGCACCCCGTATGGGTTGTACCATTACAGCTACGCCACAAACGCATCGGATGCGCGCAAAGAGGCAAACTTTTTCCTTCGTGTCATCGAGGGATTGAAACCGCAGTACCCCGTCGCCTTCGACTTTGAAGACGTCACCCAGCTGGGTGGGTACGACAGTAACGGTAGATACCACAAGTCGCTGCCGCTGGGCACCCAGCTTGATATTATTGACGCGTTTCTATCAACCGTTGAGGCAGCCGGCTACTTTGCGATGCTGTATATGTCGGCATCCCCGCTAATGCAGTTGTACCGCTATGCACCCAAGCGCATTAAGAGATACAGTATTTGGGTGGCACACTACGGTGCGGACAAGCCCAACTTTGCGGGTGAATACGGTATTTGGCAATACGGTGTGGTCGGCAGATGGGGCACCAAGGGCAGAGATTACACCATCCCCGGGCAGGTTAGCGGCGTCAATGCCAACTGCGACGTAAACTACGGCTACAAAGATTACCCTGCCATCATCAAGGCGGCAGGGCTCAACGGTTTTAGCAAAACAACTCAACCGCCAAAACCTGTAGAGACGCAAGCGGACGAATTGGCGCGCATCCGCGCCGAGCTTACCGCAAGCAAAGAACATACGGTCAAGCTTAAAAAACAGGTGAACTCGCTGACGGATGAACTCGCCTCGTATAAAAACAAATGCCTTGAAGCAGCAAAATTGCTTACTGAATAA
- a CDS encoding phage tail protein yields the protein MAETQKTYGTLVTDVGVQLITAATMQGAKVNITHLAVGDGNGAYYQPLPSMTKLKNEKWRGAVNSVLVSEQSPNMIDIVAVVPSSVGGWTIREMAVFDEAENMIAICNTPDTEKVIITTGAAGEIELTMHLEISNTGAISFVIDPNVITARKKDIDDHNSSPSAHQTLFAKKADVIELNTHVNNPEIHVSRALIENYDIVMTELIGHAENQILHTTQQQKSEWTTGAQAAAQAMKDAVNALNKCAELECRVTRAEDGIFSNITGNPFLVSFDSFDGVTLVKGIWNSARQRIEC from the coding sequence ATGGCAGAAACCCAAAAAACATATGGAACGCTCGTAACCGATGTTGGTGTTCAGCTGATTACTGCTGCCACAATGCAGGGTGCAAAAGTAAATATTACACATCTTGCGGTAGGTGATGGCAACGGCGCGTATTATCAGCCATTACCAAGTATGACAAAGCTGAAAAATGAGAAGTGGCGCGGGGCGGTAAACAGCGTGTTGGTTAGTGAGCAGTCCCCGAACATGATTGACATTGTAGCGGTAGTGCCCTCTTCCGTCGGCGGGTGGACGATTCGCGAGATGGCAGTTTTTGACGAAGCCGAAAACATGATTGCTATTTGCAATACTCCGGATACAGAAAAGGTGATTATCACCACAGGTGCAGCAGGCGAAATTGAATTGACCATGCACCTTGAAATCTCAAATACGGGTGCAATATCTTTCGTAATTGACCCAAACGTAATTACAGCAAGAAAAAAAGATATTGACGACCATAATAGTTCTCCATCTGCACATCAAACACTATTTGCAAAAAAGGCAGATGTTATAGAATTAAATACCCATGTGAATAACCCAGAGATTCACGTAAGCCGCGCACTTATAGAAAATTATGACATTGTAATGACTGAATTGATAGGGCATGCTGAAAATCAAATACTCCACACAACCCAGCAGCAAAAATCGGAGTGGACGACTGGTGCACAGGCGGCGGCGCAAGCGATGAAAGATGCAGTAAACGCCTTGAATAAATGCGCAGAGCTGGAATGCCGAGTTACTCGCGCAGAAGATGGGATTTTCAGCAATATAACGGGCAACCCGTTTCTTGTGTCATTCGATTCTTTTGACGGCGTAACTCTTGTAAAAGGAATTTGGAACAGTGCACGTCAAAGGATTGAATGCTAA
- a CDS encoding DUF6273 domain-containing protein → MAKELSALSVGALVKDIGTLYNGKPIVWRIVDKNHSGYPTGAITLMTDKIISLKCFDAREVNNSDSNRSERGNNRYIYSNIRQWLNSDANAGSWYAAQHDADAPPNDEYTEYKNAYVAEAGFLKNLSDNMVTSLLATTINVGKTNVDGGGTETCTDKIFLASRDEMGLSGDHAFSVFKSKSERQAYPTAECVSKSEYTDSNFNTSSPWYYWLRDPDALSSHMEHAVGYTGTSHGTSVCFSHWGVRPLCNLPSQILVSDSPEDDGAYAIVWNLPPSTPPNIDVPSTVCSEKSLTISWGSSIDEDSNLAGYTLERQCNGGAWVQLYKGINRAFTDSITFGWNTVAYRVKAYDSVGAESAYQTSGTRTVINNTAPTISGNDEDLGLKTGAFSVSYTATDADSGQTITAVEKIDGAEKRKFTATNGQNYSFNVTAKEWIKLLNGTHTITITVSDNYGGTTTRTYTFTKNETEIELTLATPLPADDLVTKAIMSVTRQIPLGATFSVEVCNNGNDASPTWEDVTNAVLRNSKFFLTNTIKTAATWGFNFRIKVNRNNAKGDCFIVSAGGNFE, encoded by the coding sequence ATGGCAAAAGAATTAAGCGCGCTTAGTGTAGGCGCCCTTGTTAAAGACATTGGGACGCTTTACAACGGAAAGCCGATTGTATGGCGAATCGTTGACAAAAACCATAGTGGCTACCCAACTGGAGCAATAACATTGATGACGGACAAAATTATTTCGCTAAAATGCTTTGATGCTAGAGAAGTCAATAACAGTGATAGTAATCGCAGCGAAAGAGGAAACAATCGATATATTTATTCCAATATCCGCCAATGGCTAAATAGCGACGCTAACGCTGGTTCTTGGTATGCTGCACAGCATGACGCAGATGCGCCGCCCAACGATGAATATACGGAATACAAAAATGCATACGTTGCAGAGGCAGGCTTCTTAAAAAATTTATCTGACAATATGGTTACCTCATTGCTTGCAACAACAATTAACGTAGGCAAAACAAATGTTGATGGTGGAGGAACAGAAACTTGCACAGATAAAATTTTTCTTGCCTCGCGTGACGAAATGGGGCTTTCTGGCGATCATGCTTTTTCGGTTTTTAAATCAAAAAGCGAGCGCCAAGCATACCCAACCGCTGAATGTGTAAGTAAGAGCGAATATACAGACAGCAACTTTAACACATCTTCACCATGGTATTATTGGTTACGCGACCCTGATGCACTCAGTTCGCATATGGAGCACGCGGTCGGTTATACTGGTACGTCGCACGGTACTTCAGTGTGCTTCAGCCACTGGGGCGTTCGTCCGCTTTGTAATTTGCCATCCCAGATCTTGGTATCTGATTCGCCCGAAGATGATGGAGCATATGCAATCGTATGGAATCTCCCGCCTTCAACCCCTCCTAATATTGATGTTCCGTCAACAGTTTGCAGCGAAAAAAGCTTAACAATAAGCTGGGGCAGTTCTATCGATGAAGATAGCAATCTTGCGGGTTATACACTTGAAAGACAATGCAACGGCGGCGCATGGGTGCAGCTTTACAAGGGTATCAACCGCGCGTTCACCGATTCAATCACGTTTGGCTGGAATACGGTTGCATATCGTGTCAAGGCATACGACAGTGTCGGCGCGGAATCGGCGTATCAAACAAGCGGTACACGAACGGTAATAAATAATACAGCACCAACAATCAGTGGTAATGATGAAGATTTAGGACTGAAAACAGGTGCATTCAGCGTGTCGTACACCGCAACCGATGCGGATAGCGGACAGACGATTACAGCAGTTGAAAAGATTGACGGAGCAGAAAAGAGAAAATTTACAGCAACCAACGGGCAAAACTATTCGTTTAATGTGACGGCAAAAGAATGGATAAAGCTTTTGAACGGGACGCACACCATAACGATTACTGTAAGCGATAATTATGGTGGAACAACTACCCGTACGTATACGTTCACAAAAAATGAAACAGAAATTGAACTAACGCTTGCAACCCCTCTTCCGGCTGACGACTTAGTAACAAAAGCGATTATGAGCGTTACGCGGCAGATTCCGCTGGGTGCGACTTTTTCGGTTGAGGTTTGCAACAACGGCAATGACGCTTCTCCAACTTGGGAGGACGTGACTAACGCCGTTCTTCGAAATAGTAAATTCTTTTTAACAAACACAATAAAAACAGCCGCTACGTGGGGTTTCAACTTCCGAATCAAGGTGAATCGGAATAATGCCAAGGGCGACTGTTTTATTGTATCGGCGGGAGGTAATTTTGAATGA
- a CDS encoding HNH endonuclease, whose product MQIENIYELPDFLDEYLVDVQKRTINKIETETIFEGIKHDYFEDVIIPENERKEVTIKRIIRYQRVVNELKKEHKYKCQLCGDTFLMDNGNYYCEAHHIKELSNNGTQDKTNVLILCPKHHRMFHYSKKMITITNDTENGKRVITIGNITYSYPVIL is encoded by the coding sequence TTGCAAATAGAGAACATATATGAATTACCTGATTTCTTGGATGAATACCTAGTCGATGTCCAAAAAAGAACAATAAATAAAATCGAGACCGAAACGATTTTTGAAGGAATAAAACATGACTATTTTGAAGATGTTATAATTCCTGAAAATGAAAGAAAAGAAGTTACAATTAAAAGGATAATAAGGTATCAACGAGTCGTCAACGAATTAAAAAAAGAACATAAATACAAGTGTCAACTGTGTGGTGATACTTTTTTAATGGATAATGGTAATTACTATTGTGAAGCTCACCATATCAAAGAATTATCAAACAATGGGACTCAAGACAAAACAAACGTTTTAATTCTTTGTCCAAAGCATCATCGTATGTTTCACTATTCGAAAAAAATGATTACAATTACTAACGATACAGAAAACGGAAAGCGTGTTATTACAATTGGAAACATAACGTATAGTTATCCTGTAATCTTGTAG